Proteins encoded by one window of Chondromyces crocatus:
- a CDS encoding serine/threonine-protein kinase, whose protein sequence is MGRYALHGAIASGGMATVHFGRLVSEAGFSRTVAIKRLHPQHAQDPEFTAMFLDEARVAARIQHPNVVPTLDVVALDAELLLVMEYVQGESLARLIRAHRERDAGAPPTIAASIVGGALHGLHAAHIATNEQGEPLGIVHRDVSPENILVGIDGVPRVLDFGVAKARGRLHTTREGQIKGKIAYMAPEQLRAQPVDPRTDVYGAAIVLWELLTGRRLFTGDNEGAIIVKILGGNITPPSQLVPDLPPALDDIVMRGLAQDPEDRFTSAWDMAVALEDATGIASPRQIGAWVEQLASAAISRRARQIQDIESVSRPIAFPLVPSSAPPSSTSPAEVSSSTAPAAGPSSASPAAPSSSAFPAVIPALPIPTHPSQGPQSTTAPSATAPSTTVPSGPPTPPPSWSATRVSAAPPPPQPQPQPSPSGPTAIPSSPAGPLRPALLVVVAAALGGLAATLTLTLGGAPQPASTTDLASASAAPRASSPSTAVDAETPAPALAASLASAPSAPTVAPAAPPPDPTAAALTAPTPAAAPSGTTAPTPHGATPRSTTGTTKPPRTSCNPPYTVDARGIRRIKPECM, encoded by the coding sequence GTGGGTCGTTACGCGCTCCACGGCGCCATCGCCTCCGGCGGCATGGCCACCGTCCATTTCGGGCGCCTCGTCAGCGAAGCGGGCTTCTCTCGCACCGTCGCCATCAAGCGGCTCCACCCGCAGCACGCCCAGGACCCCGAGTTCACCGCGATGTTCCTCGACGAAGCGAGGGTCGCGGCCCGTATCCAGCACCCCAACGTGGTGCCCACCCTGGATGTCGTCGCGCTCGACGCCGAGCTGCTCCTCGTCATGGAGTACGTGCAGGGAGAGAGCCTCGCCCGCCTCATCCGCGCCCACCGCGAGCGCGACGCCGGCGCCCCACCGACCATCGCCGCCAGCATCGTCGGCGGCGCCTTGCACGGCCTCCACGCCGCCCACATCGCCACGAACGAGCAGGGGGAACCCCTCGGCATCGTCCACCGAGACGTCTCTCCCGAGAACATCCTCGTGGGCATCGACGGCGTCCCCCGCGTGCTCGACTTCGGCGTCGCCAAGGCCCGCGGTCGCCTCCACACCACCCGTGAGGGCCAGATCAAAGGCAAGATCGCCTACATGGCGCCTGAACAGCTCCGCGCCCAGCCCGTCGATCCGAGGACGGACGTCTACGGCGCCGCCATCGTCCTCTGGGAGCTGCTCACCGGGCGCAGGCTCTTCACCGGCGACAACGAGGGCGCGATCATCGTGAAGATCCTCGGCGGCAACATCACGCCGCCTTCCCAGCTCGTCCCGGACCTGCCCCCTGCGCTCGACGACATCGTCATGCGCGGCCTCGCCCAGGACCCAGAGGACCGCTTCACCTCGGCCTGGGACATGGCTGTCGCCCTCGAGGACGCCACCGGCATCGCGTCTCCCCGCCAGATCGGTGCCTGGGTCGAGCAGCTCGCCAGCGCCGCCATCTCCCGTCGCGCCCGACAGATCCAGGACATCGAGAGCGTCTCCCGCCCGATCGCCTTCCCCCTCGTCCCTTCCTCGGCCCCCCCTTCGTCGACGTCTCCTGCGGAGGTCTCCTCGTCGACGGCGCCTGCGGCGGGCCCCTCGTCGGCATCGCCAGCAGCGCCCTCCTCGTCGGCATTTCCCGCGGTGATCCCTGCGCTGCCCATCCCGACCCATCCCTCTCAGGGGCCCCAGTCCACCACCGCGCCCTCCGCCACCGCGCCTTCCACCACCGTCCCCTCGGGTCCCCCCACGCCGCCCCCGAGCTGGAGCGCCACCCGCGTCTCCGCGGCGCCACCACCTCCTCAGCCTCAGCCTCAGCCCTCGCCTTCGGGTCCGACGGCCATCCCCTCGTCGCCTGCCGGTCCCCTCCGCCCGGCCTTGCTCGTGGTCGTCGCAGCCGCCCTCGGGGGACTCGCCGCGACCCTCACCCTCACCCTCGGCGGCGCCCCGCAACCTGCATCCACCACGGACCTCGCCAGCGCCTCGGCCGCCCCCCGCGCGAGTTCCCCCAGCACCGCCGTCGACGCCGAGACCCCGGCGCCTGCCCTTGCTGCGTCGCTCGCCTCTGCCCCTTCGGCGCCCACCGTCGCTCCCGCCGCACCCCCTCCCGATCCCACCGCCGCGGCCCTCACCGCCCCGACCCCCGCTGCCGCCCCCTCTGGCACCACAGCCCCGACCCCCCACGGCGCCACCCCACGGAGCACCACCGGCACCACGAAGCCACCGCGCACCTCCTGCAACCCCCCCTATACTGTCGACGCTCGCGGTATCCGCCGCATCAAGCCGGAGTGCATGTGA
- a CDS encoding quinone oxidoreductase family protein produces MKAVTIRDFGGPEKLVLQDVPAPTPTAGKALVTIDAAGVGLADVLLRSGAYRGAFGAPSEGGFVPGLEIAGTVTALGEGTDPTWLGRRVFALVQLGGYAEQAVVAPEALIALPDDITAVDAVALGVNAMVAKIALDRAHLGPGERVLVRGAAGGIGTLATQLAAHAGATVAVTTSTPERGDRLKPLGAVELLDRAATNTEAFDVIIDNVAGPDFATFIGKLRDNGRLVVCGAAGGFPPPDFGTGLLAGFQRSLTVSTLSLNSIDVAALATALHEIFDLVRTGRLKPVIEATLPLGEASTAHARLEAGQVFGKLVLVPR; encoded by the coding sequence ATGAAGGCAGTCACGATCCGCGACTTCGGCGGCCCGGAGAAGCTCGTCCTGCAGGACGTACCCGCGCCCACGCCCACCGCTGGCAAGGCCCTCGTCACCATCGACGCTGCGGGCGTCGGGCTGGCCGACGTCCTGCTCCGCTCCGGCGCGTACCGCGGCGCGTTCGGCGCCCCCAGCGAAGGCGGCTTCGTCCCTGGCCTGGAGATCGCTGGCACCGTCACCGCGCTGGGCGAAGGCACCGACCCCACCTGGCTGGGCCGCCGCGTGTTCGCGCTCGTGCAGCTGGGCGGCTACGCCGAGCAAGCCGTCGTCGCCCCCGAGGCCTTGATCGCCTTGCCCGACGACATCACCGCCGTCGACGCCGTGGCCCTCGGCGTGAACGCGATGGTCGCCAAGATCGCCCTCGACCGCGCCCACCTCGGCCCTGGCGAGCGCGTCCTCGTCCGCGGTGCCGCCGGCGGCATCGGCACCCTGGCGACCCAGCTCGCCGCCCACGCGGGCGCCACCGTGGCCGTCACGACCTCCACCCCCGAGCGCGGCGACCGCTTGAAGCCCCTGGGCGCCGTGGAGCTGCTCGACCGCGCCGCCACGAACACCGAGGCCTTCGACGTCATCATCGACAACGTGGCCGGCCCCGACTTCGCCACCTTCATCGGCAAGCTCCGAGACAACGGGCGCCTCGTGGTGTGCGGCGCTGCTGGCGGCTTCCCTCCCCCTGATTTCGGGACCGGCCTGCTGGCGGGATTCCAGCGGTCGTTGACCGTCTCGACCCTCAGCCTCAACTCCATCGACGTCGCCGCCCTCGCCACGGCCCTCCACGAGATCTTCGACCTGGTGCGCACCGGCCGACTGAAGCCCGTGATCGAGGCGACCCTGCCCCTCGGCGAGGCATCCACCGCGCACGCACGGCTGGAGGCTGGCCAGGTGTTCGGAAAGCTGGTGCTGGTCCCGCGATAG
- a CDS encoding LysR family transcriptional regulator codes for MNERTRPAFPEISLPLLVAFCRTFEEGSFTRAARLLHLRPAAVSRAIAKLEASLGVVLFRRTTRQLRATPAAARYYEEVRPALEKLASAEQLVHERGVVRGRVRISIPTTWGLHRLVPHLEGFTDVHPAVELDLQVSNMVVDFVREGCDLAVRLGRIEDESLVSRKLGEATLGLFASPRYLERRGTPRSVEELAEHTLLPFVLPRAGRTLPWIFTNPDEELLPSGSIRSFDDPHAAIFLARGGVGICQIYHFMVESECKAGDLVEVLPSRNGRKRTFSLVYPKQALNPAVRAVIEFILSRSKRLTDR; via the coding sequence GTGAATGAACGAACGAGGCCTGCCTTCCCCGAGATCTCCCTCCCGCTCCTCGTCGCGTTCTGTCGGACCTTCGAGGAGGGCTCGTTCACCCGTGCCGCGCGGCTGCTGCACCTCCGACCGGCAGCGGTCAGCCGCGCCATCGCCAAGCTCGAAGCCTCCCTGGGCGTGGTGCTGTTCCGGCGCACGACACGCCAGCTTCGCGCCACACCGGCCGCGGCCCGGTACTACGAGGAGGTTCGACCGGCGCTGGAGAAGCTCGCCTCGGCCGAGCAGCTCGTCCACGAGCGAGGCGTCGTCCGAGGCCGGGTGCGCATCAGCATCCCGACCACCTGGGGCCTCCACCGCCTGGTCCCTCACCTCGAAGGCTTCACCGACGTACACCCCGCCGTCGAGCTGGATCTCCAGGTGAGCAACATGGTCGTGGATTTCGTGCGAGAAGGCTGCGACCTCGCGGTGCGGCTCGGCCGCATCGAGGACGAGAGCCTCGTCTCCAGGAAGCTCGGCGAGGCGACCCTGGGCCTCTTCGCGAGCCCCCGCTACCTCGAACGACGTGGCACCCCGCGCTCTGTCGAAGAGCTCGCAGAGCACACACTCCTCCCCTTCGTCCTCCCTCGCGCCGGCCGGACCTTGCCGTGGATCTTCACGAACCCGGACGAAGAGCTCCTCCCCTCCGGCTCGATTCGCTCCTTCGACGACCCCCACGCCGCAATCTTCCTGGCCCGAGGCGGCGTGGGGATCTGCCAGATCTACCACTTCATGGTGGAATCGGAGTGCAAGGCAGGTGACCTCGTCGAGGTGCTCCCCTCTCGCAATGGTCGCAAGCGGACCTTCTCGCTCGTCTACCCGAAGCAAGCACTCAATCCCGCAGTGCGCGCCGTGATCGAGTTCATCCTCTCCCGGAGCAAGCGCCTCACCGACAGGTAG
- a CDS encoding Isoquinoline 1-oxidoreductase subunit, whose protein sequence is MLLGGASLLVLLGGASLTACKPSTPSPPPPEASDASASPLTPAPPPPAQPLQPPSAFSTITDPAARSIALFTEAGRVLTHPRCTNCHPADGVPRQGMHHQPHTPAVIGGPDGHGPPGLPCASCHQATNIALQGATLRSIPGDPHWALAPAAMAWLDRSLTQICEQLKDPQRNGGKTLTALHHHMAEDTLVGWAWAPGPDREPAPGTQRAFGELIAAWIETGAHCPSPAPERRDTTTP, encoded by the coding sequence GTGCTGCTCGGCGGCGCCTCGCTCCTCGTGCTGCTCGGCGGCGCCTCGCTCACGGCCTGCAAGCCCTCCACGCCGTCCCCTCCCCCGCCCGAGGCCAGTGACGCCTCCGCGTCGCCCCTCACGCCCGCACCGCCACCCCCTGCACAGCCGCTCCAGCCTCCCTCGGCCTTCTCCACGATCACCGACCCTGCCGCCCGCTCCATCGCCCTCTTCACGGAAGCCGGCCGCGTCCTCACCCATCCCCGGTGCACCAACTGCCACCCTGCCGACGGTGTCCCCCGGCAAGGCATGCATCACCAGCCGCACACCCCTGCCGTCATTGGCGGCCCTGACGGCCACGGTCCCCCTGGCCTCCCGTGCGCCTCGTGCCACCAGGCCACCAACATCGCCCTTCAGGGTGCCACCCTCCGCAGCATCCCTGGCGACCCCCACTGGGCGCTCGCCCCTGCTGCGATGGCCTGGCTCGACCGATCCCTCACCCAGATCTGCGAGCAGCTCAAAGACCCCCAGCGCAACGGCGGCAAGACCCTCACCGCGCTTCACCACCACATGGCCGAAGACACCCTCGTCGGCTGGGCCTGGGCCCCTGGACCGGATCGCGAACCGGCCCCGGGAACGCAGCGAGCCTTCGGTGAGCTGATCGCCGCCTGGATCGAGACGGGCGCCCATTGCCCATCCCCTGCTCCCGAGCGTCGCGACACCACCACCCCATGA
- a CDS encoding Uma2 family endonuclease, with protein MSSAAPGPNLATAIDLLALPADERFHEIIDGALVPKALPSLRHGAAQAELTAEITGAYGPRAGGRGPGGWLIATEVEIAFERHQILRPDIVGWRRERLPRLPEETPVSLRPDWACEILSPSSKQNDLFRKLRVYARNRVPHYWILDPDIAVLWVYRWTHDGYLLALTAENHERIRAEPFDAFEFSVHSLLARDDIPPSPSTPPASTT; from the coding sequence ATGTCGAGCGCCGCACCTGGCCCGAACCTCGCCACGGCCATCGATCTCCTCGCCCTGCCTGCGGACGAGCGCTTTCACGAGATCATCGACGGCGCCCTCGTCCCCAAGGCGCTGCCCAGCCTTCGGCACGGTGCTGCCCAGGCCGAGCTCACGGCCGAGATCACGGGTGCCTACGGTCCTCGCGCTGGCGGCAGAGGCCCGGGTGGCTGGCTCATCGCCACCGAGGTGGAGATCGCCTTCGAGCGGCACCAGATCCTCCGACCGGACATCGTCGGCTGGCGGCGCGAGCGCCTACCTCGCTTGCCTGAAGAGACGCCCGTCTCGCTTCGGCCCGACTGGGCCTGCGAGATCCTGTCCCCCTCCAGCAAGCAGAACGATCTCTTCAGGAAACTGCGCGTCTATGCCCGCAACCGGGTCCCGCACTACTGGATCCTCGATCCCGACATCGCGGTCCTCTGGGTCTACCGATGGACCCACGACGGCTACCTGCTCGCGCTGACCGCCGAGAACCACGAGCGCATCCGCGCCGAGCCCTTCGACGCCTTCGAGTTCTCCGTCCACAGCCTCCTCGCACGCGACGACATCCCGCCATCTCCTTCGACGCCCCCTGCCTCCACGACCTGA
- a CDS encoding TetR/AcrR family transcriptional regulator translates to MKSSAPPSDRPLRADARRNRDALLATAREAFAAGELDVRIEEIARRAGVGVGTLYRHFETREAMIEAVYRQEIELLCGSAAALLEALPPDEALTAFLERLVDHVVKHLGLAAALAAVMASASPAFAHGNQKLLEAVALLMDAAAAAGQIRADVKPETVLMALGGLCTARGQPGWEEGARGVIGLLVDGLRFGVGSGAKGAVSAPGAKGAAVASGVERAAGAPRRKRVAVRRG, encoded by the coding sequence GTGAAGTCCAGCGCCCCTCCCTCCGACCGACCTTTGAGAGCGGACGCGCGGCGCAACCGTGACGCGCTGCTGGCCACGGCGCGCGAGGCGTTCGCGGCGGGCGAGCTGGATGTGCGGATCGAGGAGATCGCGCGGCGCGCCGGGGTGGGGGTCGGGACGCTGTACCGGCACTTCGAGACGCGGGAGGCGATGATCGAGGCGGTCTACCGGCAGGAGATCGAGCTGCTGTGCGGGTCGGCGGCCGCGCTGCTGGAGGCGTTGCCCCCGGACGAGGCGCTGACGGCGTTCCTGGAGCGGCTGGTGGACCACGTGGTGAAGCACCTGGGGCTGGCCGCAGCGCTCGCGGCGGTGATGGCGTCCGCTTCGCCAGCGTTCGCGCACGGGAACCAGAAGCTGCTGGAGGCGGTGGCGCTGCTGATGGATGCCGCCGCCGCTGCGGGGCAGATCCGGGCCGACGTGAAGCCGGAGACGGTGCTGATGGCGCTGGGCGGGCTGTGCACGGCGCGCGGGCAGCCAGGGTGGGAGGAGGGGGCGCGGGGGGTGATCGGGTTGCTGGTGGACGGGCTGCGGTTCGGGGTGGGGTCAGGCGCGAAGGGGGCGGTGAGCGCGCCAGGCGCGAAGGGGGCGGCGGTTGCGTCAGGCGTGGAGAGGGCAGCGGGCGCGCCGCGGCGCAAGAGGGTCGCCGTGAGGAGAGGGTGA
- a CDS encoding ferredoxin--NADP reductase yields the protein MLKFTEEKVLDVHHWTDSLFTIKATRSAGFRFVNGQFVMLGMSVEGRPLLRAYSMASASYEETLEFYSIKVPNGPLTSRLQHIKVGDSLLVGTKPTGTLVTGNLVPGKHLWLLATGTGLAPFLSIIKDYEVYEKFDRVILTHTCRNVADLAYAKFIREELPQNEFFGEMVKKKLVYYPTVTRENFKTPGRITHLLKTGKIFHDLDLPPMHPERDRVMLCGSPEMLTETSTLLEEMGFTEGNSGEPGHYLIEKAFSVK from the coding sequence ATGCTGAAGTTCACCGAGGAGAAGGTGCTCGACGTCCACCACTGGACCGACAGTCTGTTCACCATCAAGGCCACCCGCAGCGCCGGGTTCCGCTTCGTGAACGGACAGTTCGTGATGCTCGGCATGAGCGTCGAAGGCAGGCCGCTGTTGCGGGCGTACTCGATGGCGAGCGCGAGCTACGAGGAGACGCTGGAGTTCTACTCGATCAAGGTCCCGAACGGGCCGCTGACGTCGAGGCTGCAGCACATCAAGGTCGGCGATTCGCTGCTGGTGGGGACGAAGCCGACCGGCACGCTGGTCACCGGCAACCTGGTCCCCGGCAAGCACCTGTGGCTCCTGGCGACGGGCACGGGACTCGCGCCGTTCCTCAGCATCATCAAGGACTACGAGGTCTACGAGAAGTTCGACCGGGTGATCCTGACGCACACGTGCCGCAACGTGGCGGATCTCGCGTACGCGAAGTTCATCCGTGAGGAGCTGCCGCAGAACGAGTTCTTCGGCGAGATGGTGAAGAAGAAGCTCGTCTACTACCCGACGGTGACGCGCGAGAACTTCAAGACACCGGGGCGGATCACGCACCTGCTCAAGACGGGGAAGATCTTCCACGATCTCGATCTGCCTCCGATGCACCCCGAGCGCGATCGGGTGATGCTCTGCGGGAGCCCCGAGATGCTGACCGAGACGAGCACGCTGCTCGAAGAGATGGGCTTCACCGAGGGCAACAGCGGCGAGCCGGGTCACTACCTGATCGAGAAGGCGTTCTCGGTGAAGTGA
- a CDS encoding type 1 glutamine amidotransferase domain-containing protein, producing the protein MRHSTTCAVLSSRDPEAPSAHRSRRALLSLLLAGSLGAVVSSVGCGGAETTPGGRGDSAAPEEKPAVLVVLSSRNELELRDGRVFATGYYLNELIVPVRAMIDAGLEPVFANPAGNPAVVDPHSVSAAYFGNDEEELGKALALRDSLDGLRQPRRLAEVVSEGLDRYAGVFFPGGHAPMGDLLVDQDVGRTLRFFHEAGRPTGLLCHGPIALLAALEDANGFVNALVSREGAPPAEVPSGWPYAGYQLTVFSTAEEAAVEEGGPAAMLGGRVRFYPEAALRGAGADVVVGEAWQSHVVVDRELYTAQQPASDGEFAARFIPALVAAARERR; encoded by the coding sequence ATGCGTCATTCCACCACCTGTGCCGTCCTCTCCAGCCGTGACCCCGAGGCGCCGTCGGCGCACCGCTCCCGGCGCGCGCTCCTCTCCCTGCTGCTCGCGGGCTCGCTCGGGGCCGTGGTGTCGTCGGTCGGTTGCGGAGGCGCGGAGACGACGCCAGGAGGTCGCGGTGACTCTGCTGCGCCGGAGGAGAAGCCCGCCGTGCTGGTGGTGCTCTCGAGCCGGAACGAGCTGGAGCTGCGCGATGGGCGGGTGTTCGCGACCGGTTACTACCTCAACGAGCTGATCGTGCCGGTGCGCGCGATGATCGACGCAGGCCTGGAGCCGGTGTTCGCCAACCCGGCCGGGAATCCTGCCGTCGTGGATCCCCACTCGGTCAGCGCGGCCTACTTCGGGAACGACGAGGAGGAACTCGGAAAGGCGCTCGCCCTGCGGGACAGCCTCGATGGGCTGCGGCAGCCCCGGCGCCTCGCGGAGGTGGTGTCCGAGGGGCTCGACAGGTACGCGGGGGTGTTCTTTCCCGGCGGGCACGCACCGATGGGGGATCTGCTCGTCGACCAGGATGTGGGGCGTACGCTGCGGTTTTTCCACGAAGCGGGTCGTCCCACCGGGCTCCTTTGCCATGGGCCGATCGCGCTGCTCGCGGCGCTGGAGGATGCGAACGGGTTCGTGAATGCGCTGGTGAGCCGCGAGGGGGCGCCGCCAGCGGAGGTGCCGTCAGGATGGCCCTACGCGGGCTACCAGCTCACGGTCTTCAGCACGGCCGAAGAGGCGGCCGTGGAGGAGGGAGGGCCCGCGGCGATGCTCGGGGGGCGGGTGCGGTTCTATCCGGAAGCTGCGCTGCGCGGCGCCGGGGCAGACGTGGTGGTGGGCGAGGCCTGGCAGAGTCACGTCGTCGTCGACCGGGAGCTCTATACGGCGCAGCAGCCAGCGTCGGACGGGGAGTTCGCTGCGCGGTTCATTCCGGCGCTCGTCGCAGCGGCGCGTGAGCGACGGTGA
- a CDS encoding S1 family peptidase, translating into MPWRASHLLWPALTTGIACAALGAHAQALPPPRALDTSRPAASAPPTDPRALPGSCLHKKCFDDAEEHTEPPLAKAPSSPHEAIVALANARGLACTGTLIAPSVVLTARHCLPLIHARLGRDATAPAEVIPVVASRVPPLRLVDLALLKLSRPTTVSPLPLRTATDTMAPTDPLRLIGYGAIDPSGERSLGRRHFADVHPRGWGCDAQTSATSGCIPDLEMLIGRGARNDTCSGDSGGPVLETTDQGLRIVAVTSRAVRDALLRCGDGGIYTRTDRLSTWIHTTARQLETPP; encoded by the coding sequence TTGCCCTGGCGAGCCTCGCACCTGCTGTGGCCAGCCCTCACCACGGGCATCGCCTGCGCCGCGCTCGGCGCCCACGCCCAGGCTCTGCCACCTCCGCGCGCGCTCGACACCTCCCGCCCGGCGGCCTCGGCCCCGCCGACCGACCCGCGTGCCCTCCCAGGCTCCTGCCTCCACAAGAAGTGCTTCGACGACGCCGAGGAGCACACCGAGCCTCCCCTCGCGAAGGCCCCCTCCTCGCCGCACGAGGCCATCGTCGCGCTCGCCAACGCCCGCGGCCTTGCCTGTACCGGCACCCTCATCGCCCCCTCGGTGGTCCTCACCGCGCGCCATTGCCTCCCGCTCATCCATGCCCGTCTCGGCCGTGACGCCACCGCCCCCGCCGAGGTCATCCCCGTCGTGGCCTCGCGCGTCCCTCCCTTGCGCCTCGTCGACCTCGCCCTGCTCAAGCTCAGCCGCCCGACCACCGTCTCACCGCTCCCCCTCCGCACGGCCACCGACACCATGGCCCCGACCGATCCCCTCCGCCTCATCGGGTACGGCGCCATCGACCCCTCCGGCGAGCGCTCCCTCGGCCGCCGCCACTTCGCGGACGTCCATCCCCGCGGCTGGGGCTGCGACGCCCAGACCAGCGCCACCAGCGGCTGCATCCCCGACCTCGAGATGCTGATCGGCCGCGGCGCGCGCAACGACACCTGCTCCGGCGACAGCGGCGGACCCGTCCTCGAAACCACGGACCAGGGCCTGCGCATCGTGGCCGTCACCTCCCGCGCGGTCCGCGACGCCCTCCTCCGGTGCGGCGACGGCGGCATCTACACCCGCACCGACCGCCTCTCGACCTGGATCCACACCACGGCCCGACAGCTGGAGACCCCCCCGTGA